The Coffea arabica cultivar ET-39 chromosome 3c, Coffea Arabica ET-39 HiFi, whole genome shotgun sequence genome contains a region encoding:
- the LOC113734001 gene encoding double-stranded RNA-binding protein 2-like codes for MYKNQLQEFAQRSCINLPSYTSIREGPDHAPRFKAKVNCNGEIFESPKFCCTLRQAEHAAAEVALRMLSQRGPSRAVAAKVLDETGVYKNLLQETAHRAGMKLPVYTTVRTGPGYAPVFTCTVELAGMSFSGEPAKTKKQAQKSAAMAAWFSLKEMSHICSSSYHLSDLGRKDEQEQVIVARYLSSLRLPEMSISGQGEKGKLRKEIFRVKGNVIPCGVGSPSFRMKHQNSTYSYLPPEWFLYETCHRGVPQQSHFLALPSTSTSIPRPRFFPFIQSMMLRPDIGSIFWAREQEPIAVVPEPRPLFYLSNNLLPVPDRNDSRVTIEEIEENSPMQEGWLNKDVNPSCWRDNFLSSASGIPTLDVSNDPQSQHSSLEEELLQKETGERQVQSTNGTSKSIWPIKPNKEFSWLPPGFMCNRQSVTEAGEAWLQPQNIKSPGFLWSDVQHLHSKVASCPKDTRHSAGLTTVSGVTGRNGGAFSSASFRPVVSNRSLPVSTPRNAVFTGSTRPRVECKMKHSHPKPCASQMAPAVQIRTVMPVRSSPTRRMPSPSQEGTSSEGEIKSAEVTGKDISTASSEFCRLQI; via the exons ATGTATAAGAATCAACTGCAGGAATTTGCTCAGCGAAGCTGCATTAACTTGCCATCATACACCAGCATACGGGAAGGACCGGACCACGCCCCCCGGTTCAAAGCCAAGGTGAACTGCAACGGAGAGATTTTTGAGAGCCCAAAATTCTGTTGTACTTTGAGACAAGCTGAACATGCAGCAGCTGAGGTTGCACTAAGAATGCTGTCACAAAGAGGCCCATCAAGAGCTGTAGCTGCAAAAGTTCTG GATGAAACTGGTGTTTACAAGAATTTACTTCAGGAAACAGCTCATAGAGCTGGAATGAAGCTTCCAGTCTATACTACTGTCCGGACTGGACCAGGATATGCTCCTGTATTTACCTGCACAGTTGAACTTGCTGGGATGAGTTTTTCTGGGGAGCCAGCCAAAACCAAAAAACAAGCTCAAAAGAGTGCCGCAATGGCTGCTTGGTTTTCCTTGAAAGAGA TGTCACACATATGCTCTTCCTCCTACCACTTATCAGATCTTGGCAGAAAGGATGAGCAAGAGCAAGTAATTGTTGCTCGTTATCTTTCTAGTTTAAGGTTACCAGAAATGAGCATATCTGGACAGGGAGAAAAGGGCAAACTACGGAAAGAAATATTTCGAGTTAAAGGGAATGTAATTCCATGTGGTGTTGGCAGTCCATCCTTCAGAATGAAGCATCAGAATTCCACCTATTCTTATCTTCCCCCAGAGTGGTTCTTGTACGAGACCTGCCATCGAGGAGTTCCTCAGCAGAGTCACTTCTTGGCTCTTCCTTCTACTTCTACTTCTATCCCAAGACCCAGATTTTTTCCATTCATTCAATCTATGATGCTTAGGCCAGATATTGGTTCAATCTTTTGGGCAAGGGAACAGGAACCTATTGCTGTTGTACCAGAACCTAGGCCTCTTTTCTATTTGTCCAACAATTTGTTGCCAGTTCCAGATAGGAATGATTCCCGTGTTACCATAGAAGAGATAGAAGAAAACAGCCCAATGCAAGAAGGGTGGCTAAATAAGGATGTTAACCCCTCTTGCTGGAGGGACAATTTCCTATCCAGTGCATCTGGGATTCCCACACTAGATGTTTCAAATGATCCTCAATCTCAACATTCCAGTTTAGAAGAAGAGTTGCTACAAAAAGAAACTGGAGAGAGGCAGGTGCAGTCTACCAATGGAACGAGCAAATCCATCTGGCCAATTAAGCCAAATAAAGAATTCAGTTGGTTACCACCTGGATTTATGTGCAACAGACAGAGTGTTACAGAAGCAGGAGAAGCCTGGTTGCAACCCCAGAACATAAAGAGTCCAGGCTTTTTGTGGTCTGATGTTCAACATCTGCACTCTAAGGTGGCTTCTTGTCCAAAAGACACAAGGCATTCAGCAGGCCTTACAACTGTTTCTGGTGTGACAGGACGAAATGGTGGTGCATTTTCCTCTGCCAGCTTCCGACCCGTAGTTTCAAATCGATCTCTACCTGTTTCAACACCCAGGAATGCAGTTTTCACCGGTTCAACCAGACCTCGCGTAGAATGCAAGATGAAGCACTCCCATCCAAAGCCTTGTGCCAGTCAAATGGCACCAGCAGTTCAAATTCGAACAGTAATGCCAGTACGTTCATCTCCTACAAGGAGAATGCCATCTCCTAGCCAGGAAGGGACTTCCTCGGAGGGTGAGATAAAGAGCGCTGAAGTAACGGGGAAGGACATCTCAACTGCAAGCTCAGAATTTTGTAGACTTCAGATATGA
- the LOC113734000 gene encoding divinyl chlorophyllide a 8-vinyl-reductase, chloroplastic-like isoform X1 yields the protein MSICAAYNGLALHSPKAESFRGLISSNFINRIQVRPAPYSPSLHLSGPFKFGKERCHLISASATPTVECSKTSFRSKNPEDITVLVVGSTGYIGNFVVKELVERGFNVIAIARERSGIRGRNDKDKTSKMLNGANVCFSDVTQLDVLEKSLAERVVSVDVVVSCLASRNGGVKDSWKIDYEATKNSLVAGRKSGASHFVLLSAICVQKPLLEFQRAKLKFEAELMKEAEQDAGFTYSIVRPTAFFKSLGGQVDLVKDGKPYVMFGDGKLCACKPISEPDLASFIADCVLSENKINQVLPIGGPGKALTPLEQGQILFRLLGKEPKFLKVPIEIMDFAIGVLDFLVKIFPSLEDAAEFGKIGRYYAAESMLVWDPETGEYSAEKTPSYGKDTLEEFFDKVLREGMAGQELGEQTIF from the coding sequence ATGTCCATCTGTGCAGCTTATAATGGACTCGCACTGCACTCGCCAAAAGCAGAAAGCTTCAGAGGACTCATTTCTTCTAATTTTATCAATCGTATTCAGGTAAGACCAGCCCCTTATTCTCCTTCTTTACATTTATCAGGACCCTTTAAATTTGGTAAAGAAAGATGTCATCTGATATCAGCTTCAGCTACACCAACCGTTGAATGTTCCAAAACTTCATTCAGGAGCAAAAACCCAGAAGATATTACTGTTCTGGTTGTGGGTTCAACTGGCTACATTGGGAATTTTGTAGTTAAAGAGTTGGTCGAAAGAGGCTTCAATGTCATCGCCATTGCTCGGGAAAGAAGTGGCATTAGAGGTCGGAATGATAAAGATAAGACCTCGAAAATGTTAAATGGAGCTAATGTATGCTTCTCAGACGTAACTCAGTTGGATGTTTTGGAGAAGAGTTTAGCAGAAAGAGTGGTTTCGGTTGATGTTGTTGTGTCTTGCCTTGCTAGTCGAAACGGTGGCGTGAAGGACTCGTGGAAGATTGATTATGAAGCCACAAAGAATAGTCTTGTTGCTGGCAGGAAATCTGGGGCTTCACATTTTGTTTTGCTATCTGCAATCTGCGTGCAAAAACCCCTCCTTGAATTTCAAAgagcaaagctgaaatttgaagcTGAATTAATGAAAGAAGCAGAACAGGATGCTGGATTTACCTATAGTATTGTAAGACCAACAGCATTCTTCAAGAGCCTTGGAGGACaggttgatttggtgaaagaTGGAAAGCCGTATGTGATGTTTGGGGATGGAAAGTTGTGTGCTTGCAAGCCAATCAGCGAGCCTGATTTGGCCTCATTCATTGCGGATTGCGTATTGAGCGAGAACAAGATTAATCAGGTTCTGCCAATTGGAGGACCTGGGAAGGCTTTGACGCCGCTGGAGCAGGGGCAGATTTTGTTCAGACTGTTAGGGAAAGAGCCCAAGTTCCTGAAAGTGCCAATTGAGATAATGGACTTTGCCATTGGTGTTCTTGATTTCCTCGTCAAAATATTTCCTTCGCTGGAAGATGCAGCTGAGTTTGGGAAGATCGGTCGGTACTATGCCGCTGAAAGCATGCTGGTGTGGGATCCTGAAACTGGAGAATACAGTGCTGAGAAAACACCAAGCTATGGAAAGGACACCTTGGAAGAATTCTTTGACAAGGTCCTCAGAGAAGGAATGGCCGGTCAGGAACTAGGCGAGCAGACAATTTTTTAG
- the LOC113734003 gene encoding uncharacterized protein isoform X2, producing MIVGPGVLGRLVAEKWREEHPGCQIFGQTVTSDHHAELIEMGIKPSVKGTQVPHKFPYVIFCAPPSQTSDYAGDIREAASNWSGEGSFLFTSSSAPYDCNDNGSCDEDSPAVPIGRSPRTDVLLKAEKVVLEAGGCVVRLAGLYKADRGAHVYWLSKGTSDVRPDHILNLIHYEDAASLSVVILKKKLRSRIFLGCDNHPLSRQEVMDLVERSGKFSKKFQGFTGTSDPLGKKLNNSKTRAELGWEPKYPSFAQFLGA from the exons ATGATTGTTGGACCAGGTGTTTTAGGGCGCTTAGTGGCTGAAAAATGGAGAGAG GAACACCCCGGGTGTCAAATTTTTGGGCAGACAGTTACTTCAGATCACCATGCCGAATTGATTGAAATGGGGATCAAGCCATCAGTGAAAGGGACACAAGTGCCTCATAAATTTCCTTATGTTATATTTTGTGCCCCTCCATCTCAGACTTCAGACTATGCTGGTGATATCAG GGAAGCTGCATCTAACTGGAGTGGGGAAGGTTCATTTCTTTTTACTTCAAGCTCTGCTCCCTATGACTGCAATGACAATGGATCATGTGATGAG GATAGCCCTGCAGTTCCAATTGGAAGGAGCCCCAGGACAGATGTTCTTCTCAAAGCTGAGAAAGTGGTGCTGGAAGCCGGTGGCTGTGTTGTTAGATTAGCTGGACTCTACA AAGCAGATAGAGGTGCACATGTCTATTGGTTGAGCAAAGGGACTTCTGACGTACGTCCAGATCACATCCTCAATCTTATACACTATGAG GATGCAGCGTCACTTTCTGTTGTCATCTTGAAGAAGAAACTTCGCAGTCGTATCTTTTTGGGCTGTGACAATCATCCCTTATCCAG GCAGGAAGTGATGGATTTGGTAGAAAGAAGTGGAAAGTTCAGCAAAAAATTTCAGGGCTTCACAG GAACCAGCGATCCTTTAGGGAAGAaattaaataattcaaaaactCGTGCAGAATTAGGGTGGGAACCAAAATATCCCAGCTTTGCCCAATTCCTTGGGGCCTGA
- the LOC113734002 gene encoding uncharacterized protein isoform X2, which translates to MNSSASLQNSLPDDIALKIALSLQVSDVCSLGSCSRFWRELCGSDHVWEALCRDRWPAIDLDEESSADENGNHHLHQQLDLNLMFGFKDVQMFFLRPNINVLFNLIGLHYCFSKLDLPAECVAEALSMCRISERQVCVRWWKLGRWFYGFRLSDESLCRNVTLGDLATSKEEEVLRVLHRGAIHEVLRVQISAAKPECTPW; encoded by the exons ATGAATTCATCAGCTAGCCTTCAAAATTCGCTTCCCGATGATATTGCCCTCAAAATTGCTTTGTCGCTTcag GTATCAGATGTTTGTTCACTGGGCAGTTGCTCAAGGTTCTGGCGTGAGCTATGTGGGTCTGATCATGTCTGGGAGGCTCTGTGCAGAGATAGATGGCCTGCAATTGATTTAGATGAGGAATCTTCAGCTGATGAGAACGgaaatcatcatcttcatcaacaGTTGGACCTCAATTTAATG TTTGGATTTAAGGACGTCCAGATGTTTTTTCTCAGACCAAACATCAATGTGCTTTTCAACTTGATTGGCTTGCATTATTGCTTCAGTAAGCTTGACTTGCCG GCTGAGTGTGTTGCAGAAGCACTAAGCATGTGCAGGATTTCAGAAAGGCAAGTATGTGTCAGATGGTGGAAGCTTGGTAGGTGGTTCTATGGCTTTCGCCTGAGCGATGAATCACTTTGTCGTAATGTTACTTTAGGAGATCTTGCAACatccaaagaagaagaagttcTCAGGGTGCTTCATCGAGGTGCAATTCATGAGGTATTACGTGTTCAGATCTCGGCTGCAAAACCCGAATGCACTCCCTGGTAA
- the LOC113734003 gene encoding uncharacterized protein isoform X1 has product MSMVSQDCFSNNAAAVASLVLPHSQSPNPRSNSTTFFHDFKGIRLSVSRKFPSFTTSRLNRNRHFSSFPILMASVGAPSETLEASSSGIVGANDLMIVGPGVLGRLVAEKWREEHPGCQIFGQTVTSDHHAELIEMGIKPSVKGTQVPHKFPYVIFCAPPSQTSDYAGDIREAASNWSGEGSFLFTSSSAPYDCNDNGSCDEDSPAVPIGRSPRTDVLLKAEKVVLEAGGCVVRLAGLYKADRGAHVYWLSKGTSDVRPDHILNLIHYEDAASLSVVILKKKLRSRIFLGCDNHPLSRQEVMDLVERSGKFSKKFQGFTGTSDPLGKKLNNSKTRAELGWEPKYPSFAQFLGA; this is encoded by the exons ATGTCAATGGTCAGCCAAGATTGCTTCTCCAACAATGCTGCTGCCGTTGCTTCTCTAGTCCTGCCGCATTCCCAATCCCCAAACCCACGCTCCAATTCCACTACTTTCTTCCATGACTTCAAGGGCATTCGTCTCTCAGTTTCTAGGAAATTCCCCAGCTTCACCACTTCTCGCCTCAACCGAAACCGTCATTTCTCATCATTTCCAATTTTAATGGCCTCCGTAG GTGCACCAAGTGAAACATTGGAGGCTTCATCCTCAGGAATTGTTGGAGCCAATGACTTGATGATTGTTGGACCAGGTGTTTTAGGGCGCTTAGTGGCTGAAAAATGGAGAGAG GAACACCCCGGGTGTCAAATTTTTGGGCAGACAGTTACTTCAGATCACCATGCCGAATTGATTGAAATGGGGATCAAGCCATCAGTGAAAGGGACACAAGTGCCTCATAAATTTCCTTATGTTATATTTTGTGCCCCTCCATCTCAGACTTCAGACTATGCTGGTGATATCAG GGAAGCTGCATCTAACTGGAGTGGGGAAGGTTCATTTCTTTTTACTTCAAGCTCTGCTCCCTATGACTGCAATGACAATGGATCATGTGATGAG GATAGCCCTGCAGTTCCAATTGGAAGGAGCCCCAGGACAGATGTTCTTCTCAAAGCTGAGAAAGTGGTGCTGGAAGCCGGTGGCTGTGTTGTTAGATTAGCTGGACTCTACA AAGCAGATAGAGGTGCACATGTCTATTGGTTGAGCAAAGGGACTTCTGACGTACGTCCAGATCACATCCTCAATCTTATACACTATGAG GATGCAGCGTCACTTTCTGTTGTCATCTTGAAGAAGAAACTTCGCAGTCGTATCTTTTTGGGCTGTGACAATCATCCCTTATCCAG GCAGGAAGTGATGGATTTGGTAGAAAGAAGTGGAAAGTTCAGCAAAAAATTTCAGGGCTTCACAG GAACCAGCGATCCTTTAGGGAAGAaattaaataattcaaaaactCGTGCAGAATTAGGGTGGGAACCAAAATATCCCAGCTTTGCCCAATTCCTTGGGGCCTGA
- the LOC113734000 gene encoding divinyl chlorophyllide a 8-vinyl-reductase, chloroplastic-like isoform X2, translating to MDSHCTRQKQKASEDSFLLILSIVFRSKNPEDITVLVVGSTGYIGNFVVKELVERGFNVIAIARERSGIRGRNDKDKTSKMLNGANVCFSDVTQLDVLEKSLAERVVSVDVVVSCLASRNGGVKDSWKIDYEATKNSLVAGRKSGASHFVLLSAICVQKPLLEFQRAKLKFEAELMKEAEQDAGFTYSIVRPTAFFKSLGGQVDLVKDGKPYVMFGDGKLCACKPISEPDLASFIADCVLSENKINQVLPIGGPGKALTPLEQGQILFRLLGKEPKFLKVPIEIMDFAIGVLDFLVKIFPSLEDAAEFGKIGRYYAAESMLVWDPETGEYSAEKTPSYGKDTLEEFFDKVLREGMAGQELGEQTIF from the exons ATGGACTCGCACTGCACTCGCCAAAAGCAGAAAGCTTCAGAGGACTCATTTCTTCTAATTTTATCAATCGTATTCAG GAGCAAAAACCCAGAAGATATTACTGTTCTGGTTGTGGGTTCAACTGGCTACATTGGGAATTTTGTAGTTAAAGAGTTGGTCGAAAGAGGCTTCAATGTCATCGCCATTGCTCGGGAAAGAAGTGGCATTAGAGGTCGGAATGATAAAGATAAGACCTCGAAAATGTTAAATGGAGCTAATGTATGCTTCTCAGACGTAACTCAGTTGGATGTTTTGGAGAAGAGTTTAGCAGAAAGAGTGGTTTCGGTTGATGTTGTTGTGTCTTGCCTTGCTAGTCGAAACGGTGGCGTGAAGGACTCGTGGAAGATTGATTATGAAGCCACAAAGAATAGTCTTGTTGCTGGCAGGAAATCTGGGGCTTCACATTTTGTTTTGCTATCTGCAATCTGCGTGCAAAAACCCCTCCTTGAATTTCAAAgagcaaagctgaaatttgaagcTGAATTAATGAAAGAAGCAGAACAGGATGCTGGATTTACCTATAGTATTGTAAGACCAACAGCATTCTTCAAGAGCCTTGGAGGACaggttgatttggtgaaagaTGGAAAGCCGTATGTGATGTTTGGGGATGGAAAGTTGTGTGCTTGCAAGCCAATCAGCGAGCCTGATTTGGCCTCATTCATTGCGGATTGCGTATTGAGCGAGAACAAGATTAATCAGGTTCTGCCAATTGGAGGACCTGGGAAGGCTTTGACGCCGCTGGAGCAGGGGCAGATTTTGTTCAGACTGTTAGGGAAAGAGCCCAAGTTCCTGAAAGTGCCAATTGAGATAATGGACTTTGCCATTGGTGTTCTTGATTTCCTCGTCAAAATATTTCCTTCGCTGGAAGATGCAGCTGAGTTTGGGAAGATCGGTCGGTACTATGCCGCTGAAAGCATGCTGGTGTGGGATCCTGAAACTGGAGAATACAGTGCTGAGAAAACACCAAGCTATGGAAAGGACACCTTGGAAGAATTCTTTGACAAGGTCCTCAGAGAAGGAATGGCCGGTCAGGAACTAGGCGAGCAGACAATTTTTTAG
- the LOC113734002 gene encoding uncharacterized protein isoform X1, which yields MNSSASLQNSLPDDIALKIALSLQVSDVCSLGSCSRFWRELCGSDHVWEALCRDRWPAIDLDEESSADENGNHHLHQQLDLNLMGWRGLYVHKHNEMARKAASIFNYVESYLAFEAIEVGYYLKAVEDLSAMQFGFKDVQMFFLRPNINVLFNLIGLHYCFSKLDLPAECVAEALSMCRISERQVCVRWWKLGRWFYGFRLSDESLCRNVTLGDLATSKEEEVLRVLHRGAIHEVLRVQISAAKPECTPW from the exons ATGAATTCATCAGCTAGCCTTCAAAATTCGCTTCCCGATGATATTGCCCTCAAAATTGCTTTGTCGCTTcag GTATCAGATGTTTGTTCACTGGGCAGTTGCTCAAGGTTCTGGCGTGAGCTATGTGGGTCTGATCATGTCTGGGAGGCTCTGTGCAGAGATAGATGGCCTGCAATTGATTTAGATGAGGAATCTTCAGCTGATGAGAACGgaaatcatcatcttcatcaacaGTTGGACCTCAATTTAATG GGATGGAGGGGGTTGTACGTACATAAGCACAATGAGATGGCACGGAAAGCTGCCTCTATATTTAATTATGTGGAAAGTTATTTAGCATTTGAAGCAATTGAGGTTGGATATTACTTAAAAGCAGTTGAAGACCTATCTGCAATGCAGTTTGGATTTAAGGACGTCCAGATGTTTTTTCTCAGACCAAACATCAATGTGCTTTTCAACTTGATTGGCTTGCATTATTGCTTCAGTAAGCTTGACTTGCCG GCTGAGTGTGTTGCAGAAGCACTAAGCATGTGCAGGATTTCAGAAAGGCAAGTATGTGTCAGATGGTGGAAGCTTGGTAGGTGGTTCTATGGCTTTCGCCTGAGCGATGAATCACTTTGTCGTAATGTTACTTTAGGAGATCTTGCAACatccaaagaagaagaagttcTCAGGGTGCTTCATCGAGGTGCAATTCATGAGGTATTACGTGTTCAGATCTCGGCTGCAAAACCCGAATGCACTCCCTGGTAA